Part of the Gracilinanus agilis isolate LMUSP501 unplaced genomic scaffold, AgileGrace unplaced_scaffold15648, whole genome shotgun sequence genome, caatactatgtattggtttcaaggcagaagagtggtaagggtaggcagtgggggtcaaatgacttgcccaggatcacacagctgggaagtgtctgaagccagatttgaaccaaggacatcccatctctaagcctggttctcaatctactgagctacccagatgaccccctgagggacttttgagaaagaatgttatccacatccagagaaagaactatgggtgtagaaacacagaagaaaaatatttgcttggtcacatggttcgatgggaatatgattggggatatagactctaaataatcacctgagtgtaaatattaataacatagaaatagctcttgatcaatgacacatgtaaaaccaagtggaaatgcacattggctatgggagaggggtaggaagagggaaaggaaagaaaatgaatcatgtaactatagaaaaatattctaaagtaaataaataaataatgaactttaaaataaaataaaagcaacaacAAGCTGAAGCTAGTGAGGAAAATCATAAAGAGAGTGTTCTTTTAGCTATActgaggggaagaaaaaaatcaaagaaggggAGGGACCACTGACAATGGAGAAAAGTTAGAGTTCAACTTatttttgacttcctcctttttctGCCAAGGACAATGAtctcagaactggaaagaacGTAAGAAAATTGACTAGTAGAGTGTTATTAATATTCAAGGTTAGTGAGAAGATAGTtataatctttattattattattatttataaggtATATTCCTTCCTTAATTCAATCAATGAACctagataataatataaatagaattgatatacttctttaaaaattacaaagtgcTCCCCTTatgttattttaactttttatcaCAATTCGGTGAGGTACTAATTCCCCCCCAActtatagaggagaaaatggagtttAAGATagactaaataatttgctcattGTCATACATCTGTCGGTTTAAAGAAACAATATAGgaaacattattttcattatgcTCCTGGGCCTCTCCAATGACCTATATGCTtggccaaagaaagaactgacatAAGCAATTATTGAGTAAATATAAGTGACCTTTGAAATACTGTAGTGAATTGGATAAGTACAAGAGGGTTAGAAGAAGGCAAATGTttgaaaatttccaaaaataataaaagagaatagaACCTAAAGCCTAGAGAAATATGAGccttcagcaaccaccaccctGATCAGAGGGCAGCCATCAACACTGAGGCAAGACCTTCCTAAAGCAAAAAGATTATGACtctgaaggctcagatgatggttagcatttttagcaatcaagtatattaaaataatgtatatattttagacataatactattgTGCACTTAGTAAACCAGAGTTTAGTATatacataacttttatatgtactAGGAAACCAAAAATTCACATGATTCTCTATGTATTGTGGCATTTGCATTGTTTTGGGGTATGGAACGAAACCTGCAATGTACACCAACATGCATCTTAATAAGATATTATGCATAGACCATTCAATAGGTAGCAAAAAATGTAGCCACAGACTTAGTCCTGGACTTTGTATTTACCCAACCTTCCTTTTCTAAAACTTATATTTGGGGATTTAGGTGGAAAAGTGAAGTGATATTGATGTTGGAAGAAAAGAATCAGACTTTTTCTAAAGATTTCATCCTATTAGGACTATTGGATCCAGATAAATATGGATTACTCTTCTTGGCATTTCTTCTCATCATTTTTATGTTAGCAGTTACGGGGAACTCAATCTTGATACTCCTCATCCGCCTTGACAGCCGGCTCCACACTCCAATGTACTTCCTACTCAGTCATCTCTCCTTCATGGATATTTTGCACATCTCTAACATTGTTCCCAAGATGGCAAACAACTTCATATCTGGCaggaagtccatcacatttgcaGGCTGTGGGTTCCAGGTCTTCTTCTCCCTTATCTTCCTGGGTGCCGAATGCCTTCTTCTCACAGTCATGTCCTATGATCGCTACGTAGCCATCTGCCACCCACTGCGTTATCCCATTCTCATGAGCCATCGGATCAGTGTTCTTATGGCTGCTTCGTGCTGGCTTGTGGCAATCATCAACTCTACAATTCACACAATTTATGTACTGCACATTCCCTTTTGTGGCACAAGAGCCATTGACCACTTTTTCTGTGAAATTCCAGCCATGTTGAAACTCTCTTGTGTTGACACATCGCATTATGAAGGAGGAGTTGATGTGAGTGCTGTCTTCTTCCTCCTAATTCCTTTTTCCATCATTCTTGCCTCTTATGGTCAGATTCTCCGTACTGTGCTTCACATTAAATCTAAGGAGGCCCAAAAAAAAGCCTTCTCCACTTGTTCCTCCCATCTGACTGTGGTTGTCATGTACTATGGACCATTTATCTTTACATACATGAGACCAAAGTCCTATCATACTCCAGGTCAGGACAAGATCTTAGCCGTCTTATATACTATCCTCACTCCCATGCTCAACCCTATGATCTATAGCCTCAGAAATAAAGATGTCTTATGTGCCATGAAGAAGGTTTTAGGAAATGCCCTCATGCACAGAAATTAATATTGATTGCAAATTAGATTAACTGTCCATGGATAACTTACTAGAAATGTGTGGAAACTATTGCAAGTAACATTCATGAATTTATTGGTTGACACCCAATAAGTAGAGGATAGCAATCAAATGTTAACATAATATTTGTAGATGGTCTAAAGCCTATGTGATTCTTGGCATAAATGTTCAGTATCATGGTTGCATCAAAGGTACTGTCAGACTACATTGTTCTTGGTATCATAAGTTGACATACTCCATGAATTCATCACTGGCCAATGATCTGGAATCCAACTTCTCCATGCTCAGCAGGGATTACTCTCAGACAGAAAATTAttgatagacagaaagacagacagaaagagcctgagacagagacacagagagacagacagaaacacagagactgaaagaatgagagagagaaagattccTCTTCtccaacaaaatgaaatatttttaccGTCAATGTATAGAAATGTCACCTGTG contains:
- the LOC123254138 gene encoding olfactory receptor 2AJ1-like, whose translation is MLEEKNQTFSKDFILLGLLDPDKYGLLFLAFLLIIFMLAVTGNSILILLIRLDSRLHTPMYFLLSHLSFMDILHISNIVPKMANNFISGRKSITFAGCGFQVFFSLIFLGAECLLLTVMSYDRYVAICHPLRYPILMSHRISVLMAASCWLVAIINSTIHTIYVLHIPFCGTRAIDHFFCEIPAMLKLSCVDTSHYEGGVDVSAVFFLLIPFSIILASYGQILRTVLHIKSKEAQKKAFSTCSSHLTVVVMYYGPFIFTYMRPKSYHTPGQDKILAVLYTILTPMLNPMIYSLRNKDVLCAMKKVLGNALMHRN